In the Bicyclus anynana chromosome 22, ilBicAnyn1.1, whole genome shotgun sequence genome, GGATGACTGTTTTCAAATGCTAGACTTGTAGTTTTAGAAGTCATTGAGTTTTTAAATCACTCTTTTTACCTTTAGTTATTGGTCTAGAACACTAGAAGGTTTAAAGGATGGAGGAGGAGGGACAGGACAAAATTTACATCAAAACATGTTACAACATACTTGTACCATAAGGTGCATTCGGGTAATATTGAAAATTggataatttcaataattatatcttatgattttaaatattttaaaaattgtatacaaaaactaaagaatgtTATGTATTGTTCTAAAAGGTGTACCGAAAAGCAATGTCTGGATGACTGTTTTCAAATGCAAAAATTGTAGTTTTAGAACTAATTGTGTTCttaaatcgctctaatttacctttAGTTATTGGTCTAGAACACTAGAAGGTTTTTTATACACATGAACACaagtttttttataggtaatttgaaattatgaaaagtttgtatttgaggatgtcaaaattttaataattatgttgattttaaatattttaaaaactgtatacaaaaactaaagaactCTATCTATTGTTTTGAAAGGTGCATCAAAAAGCATGTCTGGATGACTGTTTTCAAAtgcaaacttttatttttagaagtAATTGAGTTTTTAAATCACTCTAATTTATCTTTAGTTATTGGTCTACAACACTAGAAGGTTTTTAATACCATGAGTGGATCTATAATATGATGGACCTGATTAATTTCCCATGgaataaagaattattctggGGGAAATAATCTCAGGTCCAACATGTTGTAAATCCACTCATGGTTGGTACCCGAATGCACCTGTGGTAGCAAGTTGTCCTCCCAGAAACTCGCGACATAGACACAACGGGCGTTCGTGGGAATGCCGCGAGCTTCCTTCCACATCTTTTTGATGTAAATTTTGCCCTTTGCCTGGGCCAAAAATGGGCACCGATCAAACCACTGGGCATGTTGGGCCCAGGGTTGGTCCCCCCTCTTCCACCCTTTTAAGCCCCCATCACAGTGGAAGCATAGAACTGCGTCCTCGTTTCCCGTATAAAAAAAGCCTGCCTCAGCAAGCTCCTCCGGCGTCTGGCGCATGTTTTGCGGCCAGCCTTCGAAGCTCCTGAGGCGGGcatttttatttgcaaattgacCATTTTTGGGCGGGAGCGCGACGGGCCGACCGATGTCGCGCTCGTCGCGCATCGCTGGCACGACCTCCCGCCGGCTTTCTTCGCGGTGCATctgaaaacaattaaattaaatgaaaaattaataaaacccgCCATTAACGCacctacactagctgacgcgaGAGACTAGCGTTTGTGAAAGTTCATGATCCGCGAACATTCATAAAAACTGAAAACAACACATtgtttcggagtgaaacgtaggtacatattttaaattcatgatgaacttccgcaaagtaacgcctgcttctatccaacaacacaacttacaaatatttacgtaattagtaAAAGTatctttaaatatgtatttatcaaGTCAAATCCCATAACCCAAACAGGATAAAACATGTTTGTTTCAAACTGACAATTAGAATTTTACACTTACAAATACATCATGAGACATCTTGAATGtttaaattactattacttACTGCACTTATCTAAATTTAGAATAATGAAtcattacttactatttatataaatgGCGTCGTccaacagttaaaaaaaaaatgatagagCAGCTCTCCTTATTTTTAATCAGCAAGTTGAAAAAATTTGCTTGTATTGCGCTTCAACGCACGACCGGAAAAAAATTTGCGCGGCGGACAGATACAAAACAGACGTCAGACACAGAGTAAATTACTACATTCGTacaatgacaattgacaacttagacgtttgtatgttttttttttaatttgtccccaacaacatttcggggacaggcaaagatcgttgaccatacagcctatATAACATTTTGTATCTTCAACATTCCTGTTAACGATACAAAATGTTATAACGGCGAcctaattattatcttaaatgTCACTttgaacttaaataaaatagctaactaggataaaattataaataaatgtttacatttttttttataaatacctcTACTGTAGCCAATGTAGGTACTGTAGCGGCGGAGGTAAAAGATTTGCAAGAAATACGTGCAAGATTACAACAGACAAAATAATGTCGGCAAGTtaaatattacaacaaaaacaaaatatttaacaataaaatgtttatcgACATTGTACATGGAGCTTAGAACTTACCGCTGCGGTACCTACCAATAAATTGCTCAGTAATAAATGgctatttttacctatttttacTGGAAAAATAATGAGTATTACGCTATTGTTTCGTCGGTCAGTTTACCGACAAAGGACAGCGGCCGCCCCaaatgtgtttgtaaaatcGGTTAGACCATaaattcccaaagtggtccaggtggacGAGACGCGAGTGCGAGCGCCAACATACCACACGCAAGGTGtgtttaacaatataattatcaaCTATTGAATATGTAACAATATTGATTAGGTACCTGTAGTAAGTATgttttactataataaaacatactattgaaactaaaaattgaaatatataataagtatgtaaCATGTAATTCACTTTATATACAGTGTAGACTCTAGCTTTACCTACAGTATATTTAGCTGTTTACAGCTACTTACACTGTAGGTAAAGACtgcatttacaaaaaaaaatgcatatatTTTGCAAGATTTGCAAAAAATACAACAGACAAAAGATACGATTCCATCAAGCCAAAAAGGTCGGCAAGTTAAATAgtacaataaaaacataaatatttgaaacaataaatatatatagacaTTGTACACGGAGCTTAGAACTATAGGTAAACCTTACCGCTGCGGTACCTACCAATAAATTGCTCAGTAATAAATGgctatttttacctatttttacTGGAAAAATAATGAGTATTACGCTATTTTTTCGTCGGTCAGATTACCGACAAAGGACAGCGGCCGCCCCaaatgtgtttgtaaaatcGGTTAGACCAtagattcccaaagtggtccaggtggaccccCAGGGGCTACGGACGACTAagcgggggtctacgttgacgtgacataaaGATGGGGTTTCACGATCCGTAAgcgaaaatttatctggtttcataccgaatgcggagttttctaaataaaataatagtgaattgattgcttcctGGCGCTGTGagtaaatatcaaaaattcaaGTTAGTGAAATAACTTTTTCGCTGCACAATTTTTGTCAACCACACAcaatctaatcacatttttgtcGAGTTTTTGGATATAAATTTAACAGGGGGTCCACCGTAACCAGTTAGACAATTAGAAAGTGATCTATAAGATataaaagtttgggaacctctgggtTAGACGCTATCCTATAGCTTGGTGGGATTCTCCCACCAAGCAATAGGATAACCGGCCGATATATATATAGAGGAATACACAATCCGGTTTTCCATTTTACAATCAGTATTCAGTAGTGAAGTGAACGTCAAGCAAGCATCATGTCTTCAGACAACCTCTTTGATGAACTAGCCGAGATGTTTTCAGATACgtgagttaatttttttatattttatttatcttctatTATCTTCCTCTTTTTATTTgaatcattaatattataaagacgttaAGATTGTGTTGTTGTAGGGGTAATAGAGATTAcccctctggatctactgaacttcctgtatgttaataatattttaacagattttttCTTGTGTGCATTACGGAATTACGCAAAAATATGGataagtttgttttgttttattatgattttgcTGTCGAATATAGTATCGTCCGCGTAGATTCATTTTGAGTTATAAATGTCATAACCATATATAATTCTCTAAATATCTGACTAACCGACTTTTTTGTGGCTGctatagtttttgttttatgaaacGTGTAAAGTAAATATATGTCTACCCTTTGGATAGGTTCCAAATGGGTTAGGTTCGTAATGAGAGATAAAGAtaattgttatatattatacacTTATCGAAAATTTACATCGTCCGCGTAGAGctgttttgagttataaatgTCGTCCATATTTAATTCTCTAAATATCTGCCTACTTTTTTTGTGGCTGTTATAGTTTTTGTTATATGAAACGTGTAAAGTAAATATATGTCTATTCTTTGGATAAGTTCCAAATGGATTAGGTTCGTAATGACAGATAAAGAtaattgttatatatatatatacttatcgAAAATTTACATCATCCACGTAGTGCCATTTTGAGttataaatgtcaataaaatccatatttaatagggatgatgacagttttataaatagtatataaatttaagagtatgctaatagtaaagcaattttataaaagtaacagggtaactgcgatcattactttgagctacagggatttaaagggtcagatttgaggcgctgccgcggatccctgaaaaacgccccatacaaaatggtacgaacttatgacgtcgtaggcaattaatgatcgttaaatttgtatgggcgtttaaacaaaattactaatatctttgttatttctgcgtttatgtttatagttcatttattaaaaatgtcacatttaatgtgaggaagctaaaactgtatgaattttcatcaaattacgataaaagatttttaatagattttgaaattttataatcttatttattttgcaaatatccagtcaatctttgctttttatgtataaattagttaacatttaccttatttacccgaatgtataataaaaatctatatattcatCATCCTCATTCTCTAAATATCTGACTAGTAAAGTTTTCGTATCTGTAGGGAGGAGTTCAGTGCTTCTTCGGCATCTTCATCCGAAGATGACGAAGAGCCGGCACCTGCCCAAGGCAGCAGCCACGCAGAGGCTGAAGAATGGACAGCAACGGGATCTCTGCAGACGTTCCCGTTCAGTGGTGTTGGCCATTTCAGCATTGGTCCAGCTGAGTCCCCTatagattttttcaatttaatatttagctCCACATTTATGTCCATGTTAGTATCAAGCGTAAACACTCATGGTTTACGCCTGATGTTAGAAAGTACAGGCCCCCATAGTAGGTCTTTAAAATGGAACAACACCAACGAAGACGAAATGCGTATTTTTTTGGCGTTACTTTTCCATATGGGCCATATATCAGTAAGTAGGCTCAATTATTATTGGAGTAcagataaattatttaatttgccttttaaactattcatgtccCGGGACCGATTTCTGTTAATACTTCGAAACCTAACTTTTTCCGATAGTAATTCATACAGTGACACTGACCCTAATAGATATTGCAAAccaataatagatttttttaactcACTTATGAAAACTTTAGTCAATCCaccaaaaaatttaacaattgaCGAGAGTGTTGTACTGTGGCGAGGACGATTAAGAATTAGACAATTTATTAAAGGCAAAAGGCATAAATATGGAGTTAAATTATATGTACTTACAGATACAAATGGCATAACGCAGAAAATGCATATGTATTGTGGATCAGATGATGCTTTACTTAAAGGCAAAGGCCATGCTGATAAAGTAGTAATGATGCTTATGGAAGATTACCTAAACACAGGGCGCTCTCTCTATACAGACAACTTTTATAATAGTGTGACACTAGCAGAAAAGTTGTTGCAACAACGTACATATTTAACAGGCACGCTTAGAGCTAATCGAGCAAGGAATCCAGGGATAACTAAGTCGAAGATCGCTAGAGGTACATTGCTTACTAGATATAATGCACGTGGTGTATGCGTCACCAATTATAGGGATAAAAGGAATGTACTGATGATTTCGACTGAACATCACTCTGATTTCGTTCAATCTAGTAACAGTCATGGTCAGGTTAAACTGAAACCAAAAGTTATAGTagaatacaacaaatatatgaaTGGTGTTGATCTAAAAGATCAAATGCTATCATATTATCAGTCATATAAGAAGTCAACCAGatggtataaaaaaatagtaatacacGTAATGCAAGTAATGCTCCTGAACTGTTTCAAGATGTTCAATGAACAAAAGAAACGGTCAGGTGACAATAGTAGATCCATGTCATTTTTCGATTTCCGGCTAAATGtagtaaaaatgttattaaaaaagtttgacACACCGACTGACAGACTAACTGAGACTGAGGTATCCAATAGACCTTCTACTTCGTCATCGCAACGCGTCCATACAATAGCTTACTTGcctaaaaatgataaaaacaaaaccaaaagAAAAGACTGTGCGCACTGCTTAAAAAAGCGAAAAGTTCGCAAAGCAACGTTATTTTATTGTCCCTTATGCATTAAAAAACCTGGGTTATGTATACCTTGCTTTGGTGAATTTCACAggtattaaatttttcttgCCAACATGGCATTatactttcaatattttttttgcacaaTTCCACAATAAAGGAACTCTTTTGGTTCAGTTGTAGTTGcctattttttattgctttgcTTTGCGTGTAATATTATTTGAGAATCAGAATAagcagttgttttttttttatattaattttgtgtaaagcattttctaaattatatcAATGTATATGTCACACAGAAACCACTGAATCGATAAACACAGAAGGGTTGTGCAGTGTGATACGGATACTATTTTATAAGCATCTCATATGAGTTCTCCTTTATGtctttgtattatatatattattttatttattgcatgCTAACTGTAAATCTTTTTCCTATTTCACTGCATgcattttatttctaattttacCTAGTtgattacataattttaatgcaTGCAAACTCATTTAGATTGTTTTGGATCTGATCTATTTTGAATTTATGCCCAAGCATAACTTGGAGATggattcattttaatttatcgtttttattcattattaattttgctGGATAGTGGTGGAGATTTGCATAGTCAGGAAGACGGCAATCACAGGAAGGCGCGGAGGTGGGGCGCATTTCACCCCTTTGGGGTCCACATTGTTAGGGTTCCTTAGACCCATAGTGACAGTCACAAACCGTCTAGGTGGAAAggactcatcaatacaaataatcaAACCCAATCATAAGGTAGCAACCGTTGAAGAGACGATGGAATCGTCTGTGTTTCAGCTTCATcgtcagatcgactccagaccttcatcaaattgtagtgatttaaagtgctttatgaaaatattaacaaacgCTATAGTCGcgcttacgatttttgaaagttcatcTAGATTTCTCAAAGATCCCatgaaaaaatgggaccacctcgGTAATAATACCCAtgcaaaccaaaaaaaaatattcaaatcggtcaTATATACAACagttacatacataaaaaaacattttttgattttgattttttgacctGATTttgtgaagtctgttaaaaaaaatgtcggcAAGTTAGATATTacaacaattgaaaaaaaaataacaaaacaaacaaaaaataacaaactaaaaaaaaatatttgaaacaaatgtattttctttctaATTCCTATTGACTTTGTACACGGAGcataaaaaataggtaaaccATACCGCTTCTGTACCTACCAATAAATTGCTcagtaataaattgttattgtttacctatttattacgctattgttttttttacacattAGTTCCCGCCAGTTTACCGACAAAAGGGCGGCAGCCGTCCGGGCTATGCCTTCAAATTGCCCCGTCGTAATattacaacaaatattttttcgtaataatatgttatataaTAGTTGGTGGCCTTGAAAATTCTCTGAAATGTTATATCCATGCTTTAATTTACGCAGTTAGTTACGATAGAACTTGAAGCCGCcacaaaaaatacatgaaaaataaatgaatctaatgtcaatgtcaattgaaaaattttatcaTCTGTTGTGCCGTTTGCGATCTTTTCTTTCCCTGTCGGTGTCAACGACGACGAGCGTCTGCGCAAATTTTGCAATGAGGTAAGTAcatgttttattgattaattcttttatccatttgactcctaaatggacgacttCTCGTAACGGACGACAATACGCGTAATACAATACGCGACCGGTTGCGGTGCGGTCGCGTATCGTATGCGTTCGTATCCGTTACgcgacatgtaaaaaaataaaacgcaatAAACGCAGAGCACACATTATCGCAGAGCACACATTATCATACTctgcgcgatagaggaatataaagattttttaaatcggttcagttattAAACTGTGATGAATgtcataaaatgttttattttttcagtgAAGCATCGCAACAGAGGACCACCACCCCGGTGGGGCAGAAACGCCCCGGATCCCCGGGGGATCAATCCAAGCCTTCAGGCCAAAAGGCCAAAAGGCCAAAAAGGTATTCCATCTGTCAATTACTGATTCTGTAGTCACCTTCTATGCCtatcaattaataaacattatgactaattttcactttttatcATGGAAGGACATCTGTAGACCGGGAGCCGGAGCCGACTCCCTCAACTTCCGCAGCTGCTGATGCTGCTGATGCGGCAGAGGCTGCTGCGGCAGCTTTACAAGCaggtactttttttattgaaagaataTTTGCACTGTGATATTTGCACATCTAGACTGtgataggagtgggtatgaGAACCATCTCTAGGTGTTGAGTTTAGCCTCtgtaccactgagctattgaggctcaagtTGTGAAAAATTATCATACCATTTTGTGTTTAGaagtcttaaaataaacatacccAGAAAATAATGTTATCTCTATTGTGTTTTGTTACAGAGCTATGGCTGTCAAGCCCTGAGGGGAGTCCGGCGCCCTCTACCGTTGCAATGGGCTCATCACCAAGGTCCCATGACCTTGTTGATGAGCCCAATAATGACTGGGGGGTCATGGACAACTCCGAAGAGGAGTGGGATGGGGGGcccgaatattttttttaaatattatatttatacttagtTTATCTTggggtttttgttttttcaagtattttattatttattttttatttttatttagtataaattatcaataatatatattctttaattatttatatttatattgtacttatatttatttatatttttttatgtttgtgtatattttatttttattattttttctcgggggttttgttttttttatttattttttatttggatgTACTACAGCCTATTgttgtaatattttagtaa is a window encoding:
- the LOC112057023 gene encoding uncharacterized protein LOC112057023; this encodes MNLMSMSIEKFYHLLCRLRSFLSLSVSTTTSVCANFAMSEASQQRTTTPVGQKRPGSPGDQSKPSGQKAKRPKRTSVDREPEPTPSTSAAADAADAAEAAAAALQAELWLSSPEGSPAPSTVAMGSSPRSHDLVDEPNNDWGVMDNSEEEWDGGPEYFF